Genomic segment of Porites lutea chromosome 13, jaPorLute2.1, whole genome shotgun sequence:
AAGAAAGTATAGAGATGTGTGGCAAGTATGATAAATAATCGTTTTTGACAATCTCTACCTAGTCTTACGCCCCCTGAAGGCTAAGGAAAGAAAGTACTAGattgagatgtgccaagtacgattaatTCTGACCACATTTACCAGTTTTAACCTGTCTGCAGGCTATTGATAAGAAAGTATAGAGAAGTGCCACTGAGTACGATTAATAATCGTCCCTGACCACATTTACCAATTTCAACCTGTCTGGAAGCTATTTGATAAGAAAGatgtgccaagtacgattaataatCGTTTTTGAAGGATCCTTTCCTCCGTTTAGACTGTATTTCTTTCACACACAAATAAATTAAAGTTGTTATTCATATGGCTATTTTTCCTGAACGAGTtattgctgaagaggtttcatttaaaaattacaCCATAAATAGCTTCATGCATATGACGTAGTACTGATGAAGAAATTTGATTTGGATAGTCACACATGTAGGTTTTCGTCAAAAGATTCCAAATTTAAAGGGACACggtcagctgatgcacatgcgcattagataccatttcttagctgaGCGGATGTCACAAGACACGCGCGTGAAACAGAAAGCCAGAAGCGTATCCGGAATGCTCAAAACAAACCTTGAAGAGTTGAACTAGTTACATGTCCAAATCGTGATTATAGACCCTAAGCCACATCAGAGAAcactttttttatacaccattGAGAATTGTCCAGGAAAAGCCAATCTTCCACGAATACTTCTGAATTCGATCATCAGTAGAGGTGAGAAATGATACGGAGTCGGCATGAATCATTGTTGAAGGTTCAAGGTCGagaaagcttgattttccaaacatatgtaaccttttccatcgattttccAAATACATATAACTTGCTCGCCAatgttattgattcatttcttttgttattttggtaaacgaAAGCGATTTCTCCCGCCCGGCCCCTACGCGTTTCTCACCTGTTCTTGTTCCTTTGGATgctgtttttaaccaaatatgataaaataatgttataGGATGAGTTAAAGTTTGCTCAAAAACAGGTTTCTGTAAAAGATCGAGGACCGAATGAAACACTAGGCAAGATTGAAGCGGATTTCTCATGTAGCCGATGCATTCATTTGATTTCGGGTTAAGGTTAACTCTTTTCAAATTGACCAAAGTAGTGTCAAGCTCAGCGCGGTCCCATAGCTGAAAGCAAAATTTAGTGTTGTTGTGTCACATGTGAACGTACTACTAGAAAGGTTCGATTTTGATAGTTGCTGCgcagcgaccgaagggagcgagcagcaacataatcaggatttaaaggaaatatataaggggcgacgaattctcgaattcatcactttttaccacaatgcattgcatttaaccacattttttaccacaatgcattgcatttaaccagagtgcattgcgccacgaacaactcaaataaaaacaagggGAAGTtaggtgggtgagagagtgcatcgttcgctgctcagacttagagttttctttgtggcaaattttctacagcacggttagaagtcttaccaaattttaagacatgcaggagtctttcagatgagtacgatggttaacttggggattggatttcaattcaagagcctttaactcgtccaggtgttaaacctgacgagaagatgagcatttgctcttcgactccgcaacacgggggatatacaaattccagcttgctagagggtgatgtgaaagtgagaaaatgtcatgcagtgctattcttaagaaccctgtatgagccgaaaatggatgtgattttgaccattcacttcaaaataacagcggaaatcgagataacaaaacatatagTCTGGGAGCAAATGTCATAAAATAAGGTCCCGTGTGAAGTTCGTGCTGAAAGCAAGCACCTAGTGTAAAAGTGTTCATTAGGTCCTACTAAACATGAAAAGTTTTGGTGCCAGCTTTGCCACTTGTTCAAACGGCTTTTAAGGGGGGGTTAAATTCTGACCTATGAAATCCAGCGTGAAAACGATGCTAAAACACAATTTCTCATAACTTTGTTAATAACagacgaaaatacaccaaacttGCTCACATGATTGGGCATGATCCTCCCTGTTGATTTATGCTAATTTacataggtcacgtgaccttacgcatgaaagcgaggctgaaacacataatttactataaatttgtcaaaaaaaaattcttatcaTGCCAAACTTGCTCACCTTAGTCAGTTAGACATCTTGCATCGATTGGTGCCACTTTGTAGTGTCACGTGACCCCATACATGGAAATGAGGCTGGATTGCAAAACACGCCAAAGGTGAACACATCATCCAGGACAATAACGGCATACGTTGACTCATTGTAATGCATATTAATGCTGTATGTATAgcatttgaatgaaaaaaataagggCTAAAAAGGTGTAATGATAATGTATTTCGTGTGGCTTATATAACTTTATTATGAGCGATTTCTACAATCCTATTTCGCACAAATTCATGTGGATTCTTAACCTAGGGGCCCTGGGTGATTGTGAGCCTGAACTATTGGTCAGAGGTAATTATTTGAGTGTCCGCCATGTTGTACTTACAGTCATCACAGTGCTTGTAGTATGACGGATTTTGGCCGGTCTGATGCCCCTTTAGATTTTAAGCTGTGTGTAATCTGCCAAGAAAAAAGCACAGCCAATCTTGTTGAAAATCCAAATTCCCATCAAAAGCTTTTAGAAGCCATCGAAGAACGTTCAAAGTACGAGGACATCAACTCAAAAACATTGTGGCTTGTGCTTAAAGATCTACCACTAGAAGAGCTTAAAGAAAAAGCAACATGGCATAGGTCGTGCTACCAAGAAACCACCCACTCAGGAAAGATCAAGAGGGTAAAAGAGAGGTTTCAGAGAGAGGTTAGAGGGCCAAATGAAGCTCGAAGAAAGACAAGTGAATCGCTTCAGGTAATTGCCAGTTGCTGTAATGGcttgtaactttaactttttattttattgtgtttttcatCTTGGAATCGCTGAAAAGGTAATGACATCCTTGACATctcaaaacatttcatttcactaACCAGGGTCTTCTTACAAGGTCGAAAACCGTCCCTTATGACAGCAATCTGTGCTTCTTTTGTGAAGAGAAAGCGAAGTACCAGAACCCTCTGCATTTGGTGTCAACATCATCTGCTGGTAGCTTTCTTGATAATGCAGTGAAGCAATCAAAGGATCCTAAACTGCTCGTGAAGCTCTCGACGGCTCTAGACAGCACTGACGCTCATGCCATTGATATTAAATATCATAAAAGCTGCTGGGCGAAGCATGTGACTGGGGTCCTGCGTAAAACTATCAAAGATGACGAGGAACGGTCAAGAAGTGAGACAGCGGCTAAGCTGGAGTTTTTGAACCTTACCCAAGCTGCCCTCGATAGCGGAGAAATACTCAACATGGCACAGTTGGAACAGGCTTTTGATTCCATTTCAAACGAGAACAATAGTCCAAAGACTCGAAGTCGACGTTCAGTTAAAGAGCTATCCAGAAAGAGATAAAGGGAGTTGAGTTCCATAAGCCCACTAGAGCTAATGAGCCCTAGAGGGTCAGCGTAAAGCAGTGTAGAGATGCCGCTATCCATATCGTAGAATCCACAGCTGACAGTGATGAATCTATGAAAACTCTCTTCCATGCCGCTTCAATATTGAGAAAGGCTATTAATCGAAGCGAGAAATGGGTCTTCTCTGGCTCTCTGGATACAATGACACATGATCACTGCCCCGAAGAGCTTACCTGCTTTTTTAGGTGGATAATCCAAGGTCCCAATAAGACACTATCTGATAAAAAGTGCAATGAGGTACACAAAAGAGCAATGCAATTAGCGCAGAATACAATAGCTTTGTGTCTAACGGACAGGCAGGTTGACAATAAGAGGTCAAAGGCGGTCTACTGCACTAGAGAAATGCCCCAACACCTCGCAGTTAGCCTAGCAATACACCAAGCAGTACGAAGCAAAGAGCTAGTTAATCTCCTCCATGGGTTTGGCATGGCTGTAGAGTACAATCGCTTGTTGAGGGTGGAGTCACAAATTGATAAAACTGTCCTGAAGCGCATAGAGAGTGAAGGTGGCATGTTTCTCCCTCTGGATATCGTGAAAGGACGGTACGTATATTTTGCTGTTGATAATATCGATTTCTCAGAGGATACGCCGGACGGGAAGCGTACTCTACACGGCACAGCAATGGCTATTTATCAGAAAGTGGAACCTCAAGATGAAGAACCTGTATTAAGGTAACATAATATCGCCAAGGTGCCTATGAAGAAGCTTCTTGCTCATTCAAAGACCAAGGGCGAACTTACTACGTTTCCCGCAAAGAATGTGAAGGATAATGCTAATGGGAGCTAGACAAGTCGTTGTGGCATAGGGAACGGAATGTGAGGCAACGCACAGAGACGTCAGGCATTTACGAAGTACACAAGAAGAAGCCGacacaaagattattttacaTGCTCTGGATGCCTCTGCTCAAGGTGCTACCCACCTCTCTATATATTCTCCTGACACTGATGTTCTTGTTTTGGCTCTCCGACGGTATCCAGATTTGTGCTCGAACTCTTGCTTTGTTACTGGGACCGGCAGTAGTCGTAGAGTTATCAACTTGAAGTCAATCGCAGACGCCCTTGGGCCTACAAAGACGGCTGCGCTGCCAGCATTTCATGCGTTGACAGGAGCAGATGTTACTGGGAGTTTCTCTGGAAAGGGAAAAGCCACTTGTTAGGATGAGTTTGATAACGCCAGCACTCCTATCTTGCAAGCTCTTGCTAACCTCGGTTGTGGGGAAAAGCCAGATGACGGCACAAGAAGTGGAGTGAAACAGCTGGTTTGTCGGATGTACCAACCGAAGACAGACATCAAAACTGTCAAAGCCCTCAGATGGTCCCTCTTTAAGAAAAATCAAGCTGAGTCTGAGAGGTTGCCGCCCACACAAGCTGCTGTCCATCAAACCATACTAAGAGCGCACTACCAGCTTCTTGTTTGGAACAACGATCATGTAGCAAACCCGGTGTTGCCCTCACCAGA
This window contains:
- the LOC140923638 gene encoding uncharacterized protein is translated as MKTLFHAASILRKAINRSEKWVFSGSLDTMTHDHCPEELTCFFRWIIQGPNKTLSDKKCNEVHKRAMQLAQNTIALCLTDRQVDNKRSKAVYCTREMPQHLAVSLAIHQAVRSKELVNLLHGFGMAVEYNRLLRVESQIDKTVLKRIESEGGMFLPLDIVKGRYVYFAVDNIDFSEDTPDGKRTLHGTAMAIYQKVEPQDEEPVLSTPILQALANLGCGEKPDDGTRSGVKQLVCRMYQPKTDIKTVKALRWSLFKKNQAESERLPPTQAAVHQTILRAHYQLLVWNNDHVANPVLPSPEGYGWQYEDGKWVPVMTNLPPAPEAIIHLVRCKCAKSRCSNNRCQCQKAGLVCTDLWLCSEDCQNEYAESDDEYDEVEQEIP